The window CGCCGGGGATCAGCGGCTGGTCGCAGTACAAGACGCTGTCGAAGGAGATGGCGGCGGAGAAGGCGGAATCCGCCGCGGGCGCCGCGAGGATGACCGAGAACCCGTACGAGCGGGACGAAAAAGCCGTCGCGGAAGGAAAGGTCCTCTATGCGGAGAAATGCGCCGATTGTCACGGTGAAGACCTCGCGGGGGGCGACGGGCCGTCGCTGACCGCGCACCTGAAGTACGGGGAAACGGACGCCCGGATGCACGAATCGATCGCGAAGGGCCGCCCGGGCGGGATGCCCCCGTTCGAGACGGAGCTGGGACGCGACCGGATCTGGAAGGTGCTGGCCTACGTCGACTCTGTCCGGGAGTACGGGAAGAATCCGTAACGGG is drawn from bacterium and contains these coding sequences:
- a CDS encoding c-type cytochrome, with the translated sequence MDEPIGKLEAHNKVPRGFLVLLFGLIAFGLYYIAAYTPGISGWSQYKTLSKEMAAEKAESAAGAARMTENPYERDEKAVAEGKVLYAEKCADCHGEDLAGGDGPSLTAHLKYGETDARMHESIAKGRPGGMPPFETELGRDRIWKVLAYVDSVREYGKNP